CTTCCACCAGCAGGTTCTTCACGCTGAGCAGGCGCAGGTCGGCTGGCACCTTGTCGCCGGATGCCAGCAGCACCACGTCGCCGGGCACCAGGTATTCGGCATCGATTTCGTGGCGTTCGCCCGCGCGCAGCACCATGGCGCGCGGCGAGAGCATGCTGCGGATGGCGTCCAGTGCATGTTCCGCCTTGCCTTCCTGGATGAAGCCGATGATCACGTTGATCAGCACGGCGGCGAGGATCACCGAAGTATCGACCCAGTGGCCGAGCAGGGCGGCGATCAGGGCGGCCGCCAGCATCAGATAGAGCAGCACGTTATGGAACTGGTAGAGCAGGCGCAGCAATGGCCCCCGGCGTTGTGGCGGCGGCAGGCGATTGGCGCCATGCTGCTGCAGGCGCCGCTGCGCCTCGTCCTGGCTGAGACCGCTGGCGCTGCTGTGCTGCACTTTCAGGGCGTCCTGTGCAGTCAAGGCGTGCCAGGTGTGGTCGGTATATTCTGAGGGGGCATTGCCCATGGGGCGAGTCTCCTGCGGTGTCCGGGCCGTGCTCGCGGGCCTGCGTGCGGCGGGACGGCGAGTGTTGCGGGTTACCCTAAGTGCGCGTTAACGCACAGGAGCTGACCTGCATCAAGGACTGTGGCGTCGGCAGGCGTTTGAATGTAACGCGGTGTTAGGTTCTGTACGAAAGGTGCCTGTGCTTGGTGATGCTTGGTGAAAATGGGGCCGGAATGCTCATCTACAGCTCGTAAACCCGAGTGTGAGCCCAGTCCGGTTCTCATCCGTTTAGCGGGGTCGCCATCGGTATCGCCTGATTTTCGCCCGGCGACTTTTCGTACAGACCCTGGAATGCATGGAGGAAACGAGATGATCAAGATTCTGGTAGCAACCGATCTGTCCGAGCGTTCGGCGCATGCGGTGCAGCGCGCCGTGCAGCTGATTCGTCGCCAGGGTGGTGGTGAATGGGGCCTGTTACATGTGATCGATGACGAGGCGCCTGCTGCTTACGTGCAGCGCCAGGTACAACAAGCCGAGAGCCTGTTGCAGGCGCAGGCCGAGCGCCTCGGCGAGCAGGCCGGCAGTGTGCCGCGGGTGATCGTCGGCACGGGCGAAGCGGCAGCGCTGATCGTCGAGAGTGCGCAGGGTATGGGCGCCGATCTGCTGGTGGTGGGGGCGCATCGCAAGTCGGCACTGCGCGATTTCATCGTCGGCACCACGCTCGAGCGCGTGGTACGCAGCAGCCATCTGCCGGTGCTGCGGGTCAACGGCCCGGTCACTCACGAGTATCGGCATGCGCTGCTGGCGATGGATCTGTCGCGTACCTCGCAGCAGGCACTGAGCCGGGCGCGCGACATGGG
This region of Pseudomonas wenzhouensis genomic DNA includes:
- a CDS encoding universal stress protein, with the translated sequence MIKILVATDLSERSAHAVQRAVQLIRRQGGGEWGLLHVIDDEAPAAYVQRQVQQAESLLQAQAERLGEQAGSVPRVIVGTGEAAALIVESAQGMGADLLVVGAHRKSALRDFIVGTTLERVVRSSHLPVLRVNGPVTHEYRHALLAMDLSRTSQQALSRARDMGLVSLDELHVAAAVEPVAAGAIMEPGISAEVLENQRQLLRQQLQERLAAVGASLNDERLLVQIGSPEGVIGEALRQSGSDLLVLGTHAREGVSRFFLGSVASRLLASLDSDALIVPPAD